Proteins encoded in a region of the Streptomyces liliiviolaceus genome:
- a CDS encoding ATP-binding protein, whose product MTVTATPRPTGHPGYSQTLERVPESAGAARSLVRTALAAWQQDGLIEDALCVITELVSNAVDHACCSVIRVVVTRPADDRVLLAVVDRSRDLPRTGTDRDAERLRGRGLVLVDALSDRWGTEPHRWGKTVWAELSGEAAAGG is encoded by the coding sequence ATGACTGTGACGGCAACACCACGTCCCACCGGGCATCCCGGATACTCGCAGACGCTCGAACGCGTACCGGAGAGCGCGGGTGCGGCGCGCAGCCTGGTGCGTACGGCCCTCGCGGCCTGGCAGCAGGACGGGCTGATCGAGGACGCCCTGTGCGTCATCACCGAGCTGGTCTCCAACGCCGTCGACCACGCGTGCTGCTCCGTGATCCGGGTCGTCGTCACGCGCCCCGCCGACGACCGCGTCCTCCTCGCGGTCGTCGACCGCTCCCGCGACCTCCCGAGGACGGGGACCGACCGCGACGCGGAGCGGCTCCGGGGCCGCGGCCTCGTCCTGGTCGACGCCCTCTCCGACCGGTGGGGCACCGAACCCCACCGCTGGGGCAAGACCGTCTGGGCCGAGCTGAGCGGTGAAGCGGCGGCCGGCGGCTGA
- a CDS encoding DinB family protein has protein sequence MTMERRGPATDAGERAMLEGWLDYHRQTLAWKCEGLDDSQLRTAAVPPSELSLLGLVRHMADVERSWFRKVLVGDDPGPLYYSDEDRDGEFHLTEADTWKEAYATWQGEIAIARRNAAPLGLDDLSEGRSRFTDKPFNLRWIYTHMIEEYARHNGHADLIRERVDGATGD, from the coding sequence ATGACGATGGAACGCAGGGGACCCGCGACGGACGCCGGTGAGCGAGCCATGCTGGAGGGCTGGCTGGACTACCACCGCCAGACCCTGGCCTGGAAGTGCGAGGGTCTGGACGACTCCCAGCTCAGGACGGCCGCGGTGCCGCCCTCCGAGCTGTCCCTGCTCGGTCTCGTCCGGCACATGGCGGACGTGGAGCGCAGCTGGTTCCGCAAGGTCCTCGTGGGCGACGACCCCGGGCCGCTCTACTACAGCGACGAGGACCGGGACGGCGAGTTCCACCTCACCGAGGCGGACACCTGGAAGGAGGCGTACGCCACCTGGCAGGGCGAGATCGCGATCGCCCGCCGCAACGCGGCACCCCTCGGCCTGGACGACCTGTCCGAGGGCCGGAGCAGGTTCACCGACAAGCCCTTCAACCTGCGGTGGATCTACACGCACATGATCGAGGAGTACGCGCGCCACAACGGCCACGCCGATCTGATCCGCGAGCGCGTCGACGGGGCGACCGGCGACTGA